The nucleotide sequence TTGCTGTGGCCCACACAGTGCTTAAATTAGTTAGAAACACTTAACAATGGGAAGAGCCGCCCCTGTATCACCATAACGTTTGACTTGAATGTCCCTGTTTATCTTCTTGGAGGGGAGTTGGCCCAGGTGGTTGCAGGAGCCCATTAACTTACTCATCCATTGCATTCATTCAAGCAACAGGGTTGAGAACAGACAGTGTTAAGCTCTTCTTAACCCTGGAGGGATCCTGTGGATATAAGATGTATACAACACTTTTGCCATCTAGACCAGCCATGCACTCTTAGCACCTTATAACCAGCTAAGAAGTGGTGTGAGGAAGGTAAGATGTGGAAGGAAGAGAAGctggcagagtcaggaggaagcTGCCGTTCCAGCAGTCCATTGGCTCTGTGATTTAGCAGAGCTAGTTCCTGGTCATCCCAGGACCTTGGTCTCTCCATCTCTAGAAATGACCCAGTTGGCTCGGAAAATGAACTGGACTTTTCTAGGGCTGGCATTCATATACTAAGACTCCATGATCTAGGAATGCCTGGCCGAACTATTCCGGAATTGTTCCACTGAATTCCAAGcaatccccctcccttctctggagTCCGGGCCAGGAGCAGGCCTTAGAACTAGCGGCCACAGCGGGTCTGGGCTGCCTGCCCGGGGGCGGGACCTTTTTCGGGCGTCCCACCCCTCCACCTGGGTTCTCAGCCCGGCAGATGTTACAACTTTTTCTCCCGCTCTTGGGCTGTGTCCCTTCCCAGACCCGCCCAGCCCgtgtctccctccccttccccctgtgGGGTCCTGCCCACCTCCCAGCCTGGAGCACTGCTTTGCGGGGATACCGGGCGGGGTCAGAAGCTCAGCTAGGGGAATTGGGGgtcgggggagggaggagaaatggaAAGCAGAAGCGAGAGAAATTAAGAGGCGGGAGGGATCGGGGTAAAAGGGAAGCGGAGAGTCCGGGGATGGTGGAGAGCACTTTTGGGAAGCCTCCACTCCACGACTCAGGCTGGCCCGTCAGAGCTGGGGGAGAGGGCTGCGGGAGGAGGCTCGGCGGGAGCCTGACCTTCCGGGAGCGCCCTGCTGCCTGTCCGAGGGTCCTGGACCAGAGCCCCGAGGGCTCTGACTGCATCCAGGCGGGCGGGAGAGCAGGCGTTGCGCCCCTAGCGCGGCAGGCTCTGAGGTCCTGGGAACCCCGCTCGCCCAGACCGGCGTCGCAATGCATGCTCTCTCAGGATTCTCCCTGGTCAGCCTACTCAGCTTGGGCTACCTGTCCTGGGATTGGGCTAAGCCCGGCCTTGTGGCTGATGGGCCTGCCGAGGCTGGCGATCAGCCTTCGGTGGCTCCACCGCAGCCTCCACACATTATCTTCATCCTCACCGACGACCAAGGGTACCACGACGTGGGATACCATGGCTCGGATATCGAGACCCCAACGCTGGACCGGCTAGCAGCTGAGGGCGTCAAACTGGAGAATTATTACATCCAGCCCATATGTACACCTTCGAGGAGTCAACTCCTCACCGGCAGGTAGGCATGGCCCATTCCCGAGGGACTGGGTGTCCAAACCCCCAGCACACCCAGTTGGTAGGTTGCAAACCCCGCAGAATAGCTCTGTGCACGGACCTGAGAAACACGTGTTACGAGCCAGCTTTGCCTGCAACATCTGTTAGCTCATCCATAAGTCCCTTGCCCTTTTTGGACCTCTGTTTCCCCAACTCTCATAGTTCAAGGCTTCTGATTATCTTCGAGACCTTCTCTGTGGTCCACAGTTGGTTCCTTTGTTTAATCAGAAGAATCTTTGACTCTTATTTTGAATTCTGTGCATATTGACAGATATGGAGTCAGTTCAAAAGTCACTTGACTCTCAGTTTCCTGGTCCATAAAAATGGACTGAGGGAGAGTTTCTATCCTGAGGAGGAATAGTGAAAGGTGGAGGAATTAGGTGTAACTTGCCAGGCATTCAATAAATGACAGTCTCTGTCTGTATTACTGGAGAGATTTGGGTCCTGTGCCGTTGATGGCACCATTGGGAGAAGACCAAGGAACTGGTAAGATGCAGAGACCTGTAGCCTGAGGCTGGTTGCTTCCCTTTTCCAAGTCTCCAAGTTTTCTCATCTGAAGAATCCCCCCAAATTGTGTGAAGAGAAGGGAGGGCTGGGGATTACCAGAGAAAAGATGCTGGGAAACCAAAGGGGGTTGTGGCAGGCAAACTCCCTTTGCTTAGGAGACAATCCCTGGGTTGGGCTGAAGCTAATCCTCTTTGGAAGGAGGCCATCGCCTGCTTTGGGATCACTAGCGAGATCTCGGGACCATGGGCCACCTCTCTCCGTTTCCTGGGTGGGACAATGAGGCATGGAATTAAGGAGAGGCCAGCTTGATGTTTCTGCCCAACTTCAAAGTCTTGTGAAAGAGAGGGTTATGAAGTCAGACCCTGGACTGGTGGCTTGGAGCTCGAAACCAAACTGTGGtgtccttttctctttccacctgCATTCCGTCTGCCTTTTAGATCCAGGGATCGTGAAgaagagcagggagagggagacaggtggGAGGTTTGTgttgcagaggtggctcagtagtggCAGCAGACCTTGGCATGGGACAGCGAAGAGGCAGGACAATCTGCATTTCGAGTTTCCCAGTTGATGTTTCTCTCCCCAGGTCGACGTGACATTGGTTAACTGCCGAGTGGACAGTTAGTGCAGCACTCCAGGCTCTTACTGGTGAAGTTAGTGGAGCATTACAGAGCCAGCCGTGTCTGCCCTCCACCCTCGGCAGCTACCTCTGTCTCACGGATGCTCGCTCCACGGCTTGGTAGCTTGGTGGCATTTGCTTATGCAGCCAGTCCTGTTTGGTGTAGCTGGGAAGAGCCAAAGTGTCTTATGTTACTCACTGACAAATGGACTTTGGCAAGGCTTAGCGGGCCCACCCACATTACAGAATCAGTGTTTCAGAGGCACCCCACCCTTATGTGGAGACACTCAGCTGGGATACTGGGCCCCTAGGATGCTTCTCCTGTCACTTCCAATCATCTCTCAGCTTGCCCTGGGTCCAAAACAGTTCTACTGTTGGCCAGCTGTCTGGCTTTGGGTCCCACTGCTACACTTTGGGGGCTTCAGTTTCAATATTTGTAGAATGGAGTTGATGATAATGTTTCATACGTATTTTACAAGAGAGGTTTAGGTTGGTGAAATGTCTCAGCAGGTACAAGTACTTCCAGTGTAGGCCTGGTTACTGAGCTCAgttcctggaacccactatgGACAGAGCTGACTCCAGAAAGCGGCCCTCTGACTGACTGTGTATGCCTTGGCGTGAGTAGGCCCAAACTCATCCACTCGTAagacatgcgcgcgcacacacacattattaataatagctaataaataaataaataaataaataaataaataaataaaattaaaaaacaaaacaaaacaaaaaagaggccTGGTAGTGCAGGCAGGTCTGTAATCCCTGTAAACTATTTAGGAAGCTGATACAGTGCTGGCTTGGGCTTGCTTGAGTTCGTTCAGGATGAGCTTGGTCAACTTGAAGTTCTGTGTcaagataaaaagtaaaaaaaaaaaatgctgggggCATAATATAACTAGGTGGTAGAGTGCTTCTAGAGCATGCTCAAGGCTGGAAGttcaaaacaaattcacacacactcacacatatacacacacactcacacacattcacacacacacacacactctcacacacactaacacacacacacacacacacacacacacacactcatggggTACAGGGAGAATTGAATGAGCTAATGCTTAAATGTGGCTCGAAGTCTTAAGAATGGCCTTAAGATAAGGAAGCAGTCTGGTGTCAAATACCAGGCTAACTCAGCTGCCTAAGGGAAAGGACAGGTGTGAAATTCTAACTCCCCTGTGACATCCCAGGTGGCTTTACTTGCAACTCTTAAAGACATCTCAAACAGATCACGTGGGTCATGCAGATCTCAGCAGCAAAAGATGTGGTACAAATATATAAAGGAAGCTCAGGAACTGGCAAGGCATTGACTGCTGCATAGGCCTGGGGGGATGGGGCGGAGGGCTTGAGGGCTTGAGCTCACAGCAGGTGGGGAATGTGGGGTGGGGGCCGCTGGTCTGATAAAGCCCAGGAGCAGGGCACCTCTCAGGGATTTCCCGTTCCAGCCAGCTCACTCACACCTGCAAACGTCAACCAGCCCCATATGGGAGGAGGTGGGCAGTCTACTTTTGAAAACACTGCTGCTTGGACTGTTTGGTTTCATGTTCAAGTCTCAGAGCTGCCCTTGACTGCTGAGTGACCTTGAGCAAagcccctctgccctctgccctctgttgatgttttttttttttttctttttaaagtagatGAAAAAATCTAAAAGAGGATTTGGGTCACTTCTGGCTTCCAAACCCTCtgaattcattcattcgttcgtcGATTCATTTGTTAGTTTGTTCACTCTATTAGTAACTGAGGGAGCTTTAAATACCACTGAGGTGTGAGGAATACAAAGACAATCCCATTCTATTATCACCGGGCTCAAGAAGACAGTTGTAATCCTAGGGCCAAGTCGACCATGAAGGTATGCACCAAGTCGACCATGAAGGTATGCACCAAGTCCCTGCTGCAGGGAAGAGGACCCAGAAACAATGTAACTCACTCTCTGGGTGAGCTATGAGAGACTATATTGGGGTGGGCTTCCAAGGAGTGGGAGTTTGCCTGGGAGACGAGACTTGGTGTACCCAGGTTCTGTGCTAAGTTTACAGCTTAGAGCTCAAGGACTCACTCAGGTCTGGAGCCTGCCTGTGCTGGGATGCAGAACCCACTCTTCCTACTAGCCATGTGAGTCACCACCAAGCTCATACGGTTCCTTATTTGGGAGGCAGGAATAATAACATGCACTTCCTAGTTTGCAGTGAGGATTTGAGCCAATTCAAAGGGAGCGTGATGCCGAACATACAGCAAGAGCTTGGTGTTAGCTCTTACTGATGTCGTGCCCAAGCCTGCCTCCACTCTTCATGCACCAGCTTCCTggctatctggtcctgggcagtGAACGTAACTGTTCTGAGTTATTGCATCTCATCAATAAGTTGGCATACATACCTGCCTTGGCTGATGTGCCGGTTTGAGATAAAGTAGTGTAGGTGCTTAGACCTTTGGTGGTATCTGTTGCTTTCGTTCCTGTTCAGGCAGGTGGCATAGGACCAGCATTCATCTCAGGGTGCAACTAGGGGTTGCTGATTGGGAACAGTGGTTTGGATGTAGCTCACCTTTGTTTCCCATATATCAATCTCTCACCCACAGGTACCAGATCCATACAGGATTGCAGCACTCCATTATCCGCCCACGGCAGCCCAACTGTCTGCCCCTGGACCAGGTGACGCTGCCCCAGAAGCTACAGGAGGCAGGCTACTCCACCCACATGGTGGGCAAGTGGCATCTGGGCTTCTACCGGAAGGAGTGCTTGCCTACCCGCCGGGGCTTCGACACCTTCCTGGGTTCCCTCACAGGCAATGTGGATTACTACACCTACGACAACTGTGATGGCCCAGGGGTTTGTGGGTTTGACCTGCACGAGGGTGAGAGCGTGGCCTGGGGGCTCAGCGGCCAGTACTCCACTATGCTCTACGCTCAGCGTGCAAGCCACATCCTGGCCAGCCACAATCCCCAGAATCCCCTCTTTCTCTATGTGGCCTTCCAGGCAGTACACACGCCCCTACAGTCACCTCGAGAATACCTATACCGCTACCGCACGATGGGCAACGTAGCACGGCGCAAGTACGCAGCCATGGTGACCTGCATGGACGAGGCTGTGCGTAACATCACCTGGGCCCTCAAGCGCTATGGTTTCTATAACAACAGTGTCATTATCTTCTCCAGTGACAATGGTGGCCAGACCTTCTCAGGGGGTAGCAACTGGCCCCTTCGAGGACGCAAGGGTACTTACTGGGAAGGTGGTGTGAGGGGCCTGGGTTTTGTCCACAGCCCACTGCTCAAGAAAAAGAGACGGACCAGTCGGGCCCTGGTCCATATCACAGACTGGTACCCAACACTGGTGGGTCTGGCAGGCGGTACTACATCAGCAGCTGATGGGCTGGATGGCTATGATGTATGGCCAGCCATTAGTGAGGGCCGGGCCTCACCACGCACAGAGATCCTACACAACATCGACCCCCTCTACAACCATGCCCGGCATGGATCCTTGGAGGGTGGCTTTGGGATCTGGAATACAGCAGTGCAGGCTGCTATCCGAGTTGGGGAGTGGAAGCTGCTCACTGGAGACCCAGGCTATGGTGACTGGATTCCACCTCAGACACTGGCCTCCTTCCCTGGCAGCTGGTGGAACCTGGAGCGGATGGCCAGCATCCGCCAGGCTGTGTGGCTCTTTAACATCAGTGCTGACCCTTACGAACGAGAGGACCTGGCTGGCCAGCGACCCGATGTAGTCCGCACCCTTCTGGCTCGCCTGGCTGATTATAACCGTACTGCCATCCCCGTGCGTTACCCAGCTGCGAACCCTCGGGCCCATCCTGACTTTAATGGGGGTGCTTGGGGGCCCTGGGccagtgaggaggaggaagaggaggaggaggaagaggaggaaggcagagCTAGAAGTTTCTCCCGGGGTCGCCGCAAGAAGAAATGCAAGATTTGCAAGCTTCGATCTTTTTTCCGTAAACTCAATACCAGGCTGATGTCCCACCGGATCTGATGGCTTAGGGTGGCAGGGAATCTCAGTTCCCCTCAGACACTCTCCCTTTGCTGGTTCTCAGGGAGGAGGCAAGGTCAAGTCTTCATCTGTAGGCACGTGGAGGGAGGGCACAGAAGCCCTCAGCTGAATAGGGTGGGACTTGGGGAAGGGCAGCAACCAGGCTGGGTTGCCTGGGTCACAATCCTGCCTCTTTCCTGATGAGTTTCCTTTTTGCCCTCAGGTTACCTATAGCAGCATTCTGCCTCAATCTCACCCCTAAGATGAGCTCTGGTGACTTTAGGACTCCAGTGTACACATGTGTCTGGGGCCATGGCAGGGTTTCTTGCTGACCTTGTCACCTTCCAGACAACTTGAGTCCATGACCCTCTTTCCAGCTCTCTGTGGTGCTCTTGGATATCAGCTGGAGTATGGCCAGCTGGCTGCTGCTCTGTTGAACAACTCAATGAGAGAACGGACAGGGTAGGCTCTGAGAAATCTTTACGTTCCTGGAGCCTCATGACTTGGGAGCCTAGTGGAATTCTTCTCTTTTGGTCCCCAacatctggggggagggggaactggCTGAGCCTGAGCCACTGTATAGTGAGGGTGGGGGAAGCAGCTGTGAAAGGAGCCTTTGATTTGGTCTTGAACACAGTTCTTCCCCACAGGGCCTTGATTTCCCTACTTGCAAAGGAGTAGGGAAATATGAGCCTTGGCTCTGCCTACCTCACGTTGCTGGTGCTGTAGAAAACTGGCCAGGCTGATGGTTGTGGAGGAGCCTGTGAACTTGATTAAAGTGCCATTATCCAGAGGCAAGAGATgctggtctgtgtgtgtttgagtgtgtgtgtgtgtgtgtgtgtgtgtgtgtgtgtgtgtgtgtgtgtgtgtgtgtgtcttggagaCCTGTGTGAGCTCGATGCTAGCAGAGGGGACAGAAGgtaggtgggaaggaaggaaggaatgaaggaaggaaagaaggaaggttgaaaggaagaaaggaaggaaggaaggaaggaaggaaggaaggaaggaaggaaggaaggtcctGCCACAGGCTTACCATGTAGCTGCAGGCAAACCCCTGACCCTCTCTGGGCCTAAGTGTTTCTCTACACACAATGGATGATTCAAGAGTCCTTACTTTTGGTGGTTACAGGCACCCCTGTGCACATTTGcatctggggtgggggggacacaGGCTTGGTAGTGTTGAGGAGGGGGGTGGTTGTAGAGCCTGCTAGCTGCATAGCGCTGCTCTCTCCGCACACTGCGTTCTGCATATCTCCCTTCAGGTCCCAGTCGGCGCAGTGTGTGTAGGCGAAGGCCCTGCTGTGAATTTTGAAAATAGTTATTTTTGTCACTGGCAAAGGAGGCCCTGTTAGGACTCGTCAGCTTGTGGATGAGCGGGatgggtggagtggggtgggtgcgGTGCCGCCGTGGGGGGTTACCGCTGCTTGCAGGGCTGCATCGCCCAGGCAGTGACTGAATCCTGCATGAGGGCCTGGCCTAGGCTGTGGGGAGGAGATGACCACTGCGTCCTAGATCTTTCCTTAGCCCtgtgcttcctttcttccttttttccttaagatttatttctaatGATGCGTAggttgtgtatttgtgtgtgggtatgtgcacttgAATAAAGGACCCACAGAGGCTATAGACATCAGATCCtcctagagctggggttacagagggCGTGAGTTGTCCAACATGGGCACCGGAAAATAAACTTATGTGCTCTACACGACCGAGCTGTCTCTCCAACACCAGCCCCCTTCTTTTGACTTTTCTCATCTCCCTCACTTGTATGTTTTCCCTTCCTCGATAATGCTGATACCCAGATGGTAGGCACGGCCCAGGATAGGCAGGGGTCTCTGCGCTCCAGTGGCTGTAGTGGTTTTCCTGCCTGCTCTGAAGAAGACACTGGCTAAGGTGGTGTCTTAGCCTACTGTATCCTAGAGGTGGGTTATTCATAGTCTGCCCACTGCCCAACACACTCTAGGCCTGCTGGGGCCTACTCTAactctgcttgctggcttgccaCCCTGGCACACAGTGTAGGCTTCCCTGTAGAGCCAGGCTTTAGAAAACTGTATGAGTACTTCTCTGAGAACTGCTGGAGGGGCCCTGCCTGCCAGGACTTTTCAACTTCCAGCCCTGTCATCTATATCACTTCTGAGGACCCCGTGTGGGGGTCACGAGAACAAGACCATATGTAGTGCTTTCTGTTCTCCCTTGGGTCCCAGGCTCTGAATCAATCTGGTCCCAAGATATAAGGGATGATTGGTGCTGAGGCTGGTGTCTGTTTCTGAAGTTTTGAAGACAAGGGTTGGCTCAAGCCTCCCTGTGTTCAGTCCTCCACTCAATGCAGAACTCAGTGAACTCAGAATTCTCAGCCCAGATGCCAGCATAGCCCAGCATAGCCCAGCATAGCCCAGGAGCTACTGGAGCATCAGTTTGAAACCAGGTCCGCAGGAACTAGTGGGCAACAGTGTGTGAGGCCAGTGGTCTTTGGGGTATTGTATTGAATTGAGAGGTCCTGCTTAGCAGTCAGCATGCCCACAACCTGTTCTCTACGGTGGTCCGGATTCCCCTCAGCAAGCACACCTGAATCTTTACTACATCCCAGTTCCTGGTTGGCTCCTGACTTCGGGTTACtatggctgtgatgaaacactacgACTAAAAGCAATGTGGGGaagaaagttaatttttttaCTCGACCTTCCATAGACAGGGTTCATCACTaaaagcagagggcagaggaaaagatagctcagcggttaagagtgctgtcTACTCAACaaagaggtcttgagttcaattcccagcaaccacatggtggctcacaactgtctatcctgggatctgatgcccttttctggcatacaggtatacatacagatagaggactcatatacataaaataaataaataaatctttaaaagcaacAAGGGCAGaaattcaagcagggcagggacccAGAGGCCaaagctgacgcagaggccatggaggggtgttgcttactggcttgctcctcatggcttgctcagcctgttttcttatagaacccacaaCCACCAGGCCAGAGATGGGACCACCCACAAAGGGCAGAGCCtttccctatcaatcactaatggGAAAACATCCTGCAGTCGGAtcttatgaagacattttctcagctgagcttCCCTCCtatcagataactctagcttgtgtcaaggtgacttaaaactagccagcacagcacCTTATGCTCACATCACCTGGGTCCCTTTGGAGAGGACATAGTTAAAGGGAGCCCAGAGGCAGTCCCTAGGCCACAGGTCTTCATTGCCCCTCTCTGGGACGGATTAGACAGGCTGCAGACCTGTTAGCTGGAAGAGTTAGATTCAGGCAAGAGCTTGAATCTTTACCTGATCCTGGCTATGGAGTCCTGGCCTCTAATGATCAGCTCCCTAACAACCCAATGGAGCCATATACCTGCCTGGGCCATGGCTGTGTCTCCTCTTCTTTCAGACACTCCTGGCTTGCCTAGGACACAGGCTAGCATCCTGTCAATGCCAGGAAGGGGCACAGCAGGGAAAGAGCAATGCTGTTGGCCTGACTGCCACCAACTGGTGTACCTGTTAGAGGGCAACCTCTATTCTCTGCACCTTGGTTCCTAGCTCTAAGGGATATGTGGCCCCTAAAGGTCTTCATAGCTTGATATGGGAGGCAGGGGGGCTAAGAACAGCGCAAGAGTGGTGAGCTTGCACAGACCCGGATTTGATCTCTGGGTGAGTGAGGAGGAaatgagatgggggtgggggaagccctATTTCTAGCTGTCTTAGCATAGGAACTGAACCTCCTTCTGCAGGGCCTGTGTCACTGCCCCTTTCCCCCAGGGAGGGCCCCTGCACGGGGCACCTCAGGGCACagccctttttccctccctcctctcttagACCTGGAATTACTCAACATCCTGCCCTGACTCAGTTGCTCTCCCCTCAGACCCTCAcagtcttccttctcttctggccCACTTTTGGCTGAGCCTGCCCCCAACTTTTTCTGCCCTTAGTGGGACAGGCCCCATGGGGACCATTCAGATGGCACTTTTTTCCCCCCCTGGGGTGGTTTTCTGTGGTGGTGCCCTATTCAGGCAACTGCAAGACCCTGTGGCATTTAGCATATGCATGAGAGCACATGAAGAAGCTAGCTATCCCTGTGTGCTGAGGATTGTAATCCTCTCTCATCCTTCCCTTGTCTCCTGGAACCCAGCCCAGCCTCCTGTCCCTCCCGTTGACACGAGCCAATGCTGGCTCAGCAAACTCCAGGGCTCCCACCCCTGGCCATCAGCCCTTGGCACACAGGCTTGTGCTTGAGTACTGCACACGTGTTGCAGCTGGGGTACACGTGCTGGACTGTTATGCCTACTGTGGCCCCGGGGGTGTGTGGGAAGTCTGGCAGAACCAATC is from Mus musculus strain C57BL/6J chromosome 18, GRCm38.p6 C57BL/6J and encodes:
- the Arsi gene encoding arylsulfatase I precursor; the encoded protein is MHALSGFSLVSLLSLGYLSWDWAKPGLVADGPAEAGDQPSVAPPQPPHIIFILTDDQGYHDVGYHGSDIETPTLDRLAAEGVKLENYYIQPICTPSRSQLLTGRYQIHTGLQHSIIRPRQPNCLPLDQVTLPQKLQEAGYSTHMVGKWHLGFYRKECLPTRRGFDTFLGSLTGNVDYYTYDNCDGPGVCGFDLHEGESVAWGLSGQYSTMLYAQRASHILASHNPQNPLFLYVAFQAVHTPLQSPREYLYRYRTMGNVARRKYAAMVTCMDEAVRNITWALKRYGFYNNSVIIFSSDNGGQTFSGGSNWPLRGRKGTYWEGGVRGLGFVHSPLLKKKRRTSRALVHITDWYPTLVGLAGGTTSAADGLDGYDVWPAISEGRASPRTEILHNIDPLYNHARHGSLEGGFGIWNTAVQAAIRVGEWKLLTGDPGYGDWIPPQTLASFPGSWWNLERMASIRQAVWLFNISADPYEREDLAGQRPDVVRTLLARLADYNRTAIPVRYPAANPRAHPDFNGGAWGPWASEEEEEEEEEEEEGRARSFSRGRRKKKCKICKLRSFFRKLNTRLMSHRI
- the Arsi gene encoding arylsulfatase I isoform X1, translated to MQNPLFLLAMYQIHTGLQHSIIRPRQPNCLPLDQVTLPQKLQEAGYSTHMVGKWHLGFYRKECLPTRRGFDTFLGSLTGNVDYYTYDNCDGPGVCGFDLHEGESVAWGLSGQYSTMLYAQRASHILASHNPQNPLFLYVAFQAVHTPLQSPREYLYRYRTMGNVARRKYAAMVTCMDEAVRNITWALKRYGFYNNSVIIFSSDNGGQTFSGGSNWPLRGRKGTYWEGGVRGLGFVHSPLLKKKRRTSRALVHITDWYPTLVGLAGGTTSAADGLDGYDVWPAISEGRASPRTEILHNIDPLYNHARHGSLEGGFGIWNTAVQAAIRVGEWKLLTGDPGYGDWIPPQTLASFPGSWWNLERMASIRQAVWLFNISADPYEREDLAGQRPDVVRTLLARLADYNRTAIPVRYPAANPRAHPDFNGGAWGPWASEEEEEEEEEEEEGRARSFSRGRRKKKCKICKLRSFFRKLNTRLMSHRI